A single window of Botrytis cinerea B05.10 chromosome 15, complete sequence DNA harbors:
- the Bcavo2 gene encoding Bcavo2 — translation MIETTIRLRRAIHTPDASLVKRILKSHPNLLHNPDISPHGLSNTSLHLASSLGHLEVASLLLSLGHESLSISLNEEHQTALMLAAGAGHTDIVNLLCSQGPSVSGILRRDIRGRDAIMYASRGGHDTCLQILLTCAAVYKDPEAVLANADVDGNTALHFASSNGHMLVLRTLLAAGANAEMRNVWKWTPIAYSATIQAEVYFKKLVSEVEKRKEMRVEVKKSPIPSSFTSFGRGEKKGAGVRIVQVDD, via the exons AT GATTGAAACCACGATCCGTCTTCGTCGCGCAATCCATACACCCGATGCATCTCTCGTCAAACGAATCctcaaatcccatcccaatctccTTCATAATCCCGATATCTCACCTCACGGTCTCTCAAATACATCTCTCCATCTAGCCTCTTCTCTCGGGCATCTAGAGGTTGCCTCTCTCCTTCTATCTCTCGGGCATGAATCCTTATCCATTTCACTCAATGAAGAACATCAAACGGCGCTCATGCTCGCTGCTGGTGCCGGCCACACCGACATTGTAAACCTTCTCTGTTCTCAAGGTCCCTCCGTATCTGGTATTCTCAGAAGAGATATTAGAGGTCGAGATGCAATCATGTATGCCAGTCGTGGAGGCCATGATACTTGTTTACAAATCCTCTTGACGTGTGCAGCGGTGTACAAAGATCCGGAAGCGGTACTTGCAAATGCTGATGTGGATGGAAACACGGCATTGCATTTTGCAAGTAGCAATGGACATATGTTGGTACTCAGAACATTGTTGGCAGCGGGTGCGAATGCAGAGATGAGAAATGTGTGGAAGTGGACTCCAATTGCTTACAGTGCTACTATACAAGCGGAAGTTTATTTTAAGAAGTTGGTGAGTGaagtggagaagaggaaggagatgagagTGGAGGTTAAGAAAAGTCCTATCCCATCCAGTTTCACTAGttttgggaggggagagaagaagggggCGGGCGTCAGGATTGTGCaggttgatgattga